One genomic window of Coffea eugenioides isolate CCC68of chromosome 1, Ceug_1.0, whole genome shotgun sequence includes the following:
- the LOC113782047 gene encoding general transcription and DNA repair factor IIH helicase subunit XPD isoform X1, whose amino-acid sequence MKFQIEDVTVYFPYDNIYPEQYAYMVELKRALDAKGHCLLEMPTGTGKTIALLSLITSYALSKPSNPIKFIYCTRTVHEMEKTLSELKLLHNYQLQHLGPAAKILALGLSSRKNLCINPTVVSTENRDSVDAACRKLTASWVRELAAENPRIPTCSFFENYEKSASEAILPPGVYTLQDLRAYGKLKGWCPYFLARHMVQLANVVVYSYQYLLDPKVAGIISKEMQRESVVVFDEAHNIDNVCIEALSVSVRMQTLEGATRNINRMSQEIDRFKATDAGRLRAEYNRLVEGLALRGDLPASDAWLANPALPNDILKEAVPGNIRRAEHFLSVLRRLVQYIRGRLQTENVEKEGPVAFVASVNTQAGIDQKMLRFCYDRLHSLMLTLEISDTDEFLHIQTICDFATLVGTYTRGFSIIIEPFDERMPHIPDPVLQLCCHDASLAIKPVFERFQSVVITSGTLSPIDLYPRLLNFNPVVSRSFTMSLTRDCICPMVLTRGSDQLPVSTKYDLRSDPGVEKNYGKLLLEMVSVVPDGIVCFFVSYSYMDGIVNSWHETGLLKEIMQHKLVFIETQDVVETTLALDNYRKACDCGRGAVFFSVARGKVAEGIDFDRHYGRLVIMFGVPFQYTLSRILLARLEYLRDTFQIKEGDFLTFDALRQAAQCVGRVIRSKADYGMMIFADKRYSRHDKRSKLPGWILSHLRDAHLNLSTDMAAHIAREFLRKMAQPYDKTGVMGKKTLLSEADLEKMGNSNLGEMF is encoded by the exons ATGAAGTTCCAAATAGAAGACGTGACGGTTTATTTCCCCTACGACAACATCTACCCGGAGCAATATGCATACATGGTGGAACTGAAGCGTGCCCTAGATGCCAAGGGCCACTGCCTTCTAGAGATGCCGACTGGCACCGGTAAAACCATAGCCTTACTTTCCCTCATCACCAGCTACGCACTTTCCAAGCCTTCCAATCCGATCAAGTTCATCTACTGCACTCGCACAGTCCACGAAATGGAGAAAACTTTATCCGAGCTTAAGTTGCTCCACAATTATCAGTTACAACACCTAGGCCCGGCCGCCAAGATCCTTGCCCTAGGTTTATCTTCCAGAAAGAACTTGTGTATTAATCCTACTGTGGTTTCCACTGAGAATAGAGATTCCGTCGATGCGGCTTGTCGCAAACTTACTGCCAGTTGGGTTCGCGAGCTCGCTGCTGAAAACCCTAGGATTCCGACTTGTTCCTTTTTTGAGAACTACGAGAAGTCTGCTTCTGAAGCCATTCTGCCTCCGGGGGTTTATACCCTGCAG GATCTTAGAGCCTACGGGAAGTTGAAAGGATGGTGCCCATACTTTTTAGCGCGGCACATGGTGCAACTTGCAAATGTGGTGGTTTATAGCTACCAATATTTGCTTGATCCTAAGGTTGCAGGCATTATATCCAAAGAGATGCAGAGAGAATCTGTCGTGGTGTTTGACGAGGCCCACAATATTGATAATGTATGTATTGAGGCTTTGAGTGTCAGTGTGAGGATGCAGACACTCGAAGGGGCTACTAGGAATATCAATAGGATGTCTCAGGAGATAGACAG GTTTAAGGCCACTGATGCTGGTCGACTTCGTGCCGAGTATAACCGACTTGTTGAAGGTTTGGCTCTAAGGGGAGATCTGCCAG CTTCAGATGCCTGGCTAGCAAACCCTGCCTTGCCTAATGATATTCTAAAGGAAGCAGTTCCTGGGAATATAAGGCGGGCAGAGCATTTCTTGTCTGTTCTCCGGAGATTAGTTCAGTATATTAGAGGACGCTTGCAGACTGAAAATGTTGAAAAGGAGGGGCCTGTTGCCTTTGTTGCTTCTGTTAACACTCAAGCTGGAATTGACCAgaaaatgttgagattttgttATGACAGGCTTCACTCATTGATGCTAACTCTGGAGATATCCGACACAGATGAATTCTTACACATACAAACTATTTGTGACTTTGCGACACTTGTGGGAACATATACTCGAGGATTTTCAATTATAATTGAACCTTTTGATGAGAGGATGCCACATATTCCTGACCCAGTGCTGCAG CTATGCTGTCATGATGCTTCTCTTGCCATCAAGCCTGTTTTTGAACGATTTCAATCAGTTGTTATAACTTCTGGGACTCTCAGCCCAATTGATCTTTACCCACGTCTTCTAAATTTTAACCCAGTTGTTAGTCGAAGCTTCACAATGTCCTTGACTAGGGATTGCATATGCCCTATGGTCCTCACACGGGGAAG TGATCAGCTTCCTGTAAGTACGAAGTATGATCTGAGAAGTGATCCTGGTGTTGAAAAAAACTATGGAAAGCTTTTACTGGAAATGGTATCTGTTGTTCCGGATGGAATTGTTTGTTTCTTTGTCAGCTACTCTTACATGGACGGGATAGTCAATAGTTGGCATGAAACAGGTCTTCTGAAG GAAATAATGCAACATAAACTGGTTTTCATCGAGACTCAGGATGTTGTTGAAACCACATTGGCTTTGGACAACTATCGCAAAGCTTGCGATTGTGGAAGAGGAGCTGTCTTTTTCTCAGTTGCGAG GGGCAAAGTTGCAGAAGGTATTGATTTTGATAGGCATTATGGTAGGCTTGTCATCATGTTCGGCGTTCCTTTCCAGTACACATTAAGCAG AATATTGCTTGCAAGATTGGAGTACTTGCGGGATACTTTCCAGATTAAGGAGGGCGATTTTCTGACTTTTGATGCTTTG AGACAAGCTGCTCAATGCGTTGGGCGAGTTATCCGTTCAAAGGCAGATTATGGGATGATGATATTTGCTGACAAGAG GTATAGCCGTCATGACAAGCGCTCTAAGTTACCTGGTTGGATTTTGTCACATTTACGTGATGCACATCTTAACTTGAGTACCGACATGGCTGCGCATATAGCAAGAGAG TTCTTAAGGAAAATGGCTCAGCCATATGATAAAACTGGTGTCATGGGCAAGAAAACCCTTTTGTCAGAGGCAGACTTGGAGAAGATGGGGAATTCCAACCTTGGGGAAATGTTCTGA
- the LOC113782047 gene encoding general transcription and DNA repair factor IIH helicase subunit XPD isoform X2: MKFQIEDVTVYFPYDNIYPEQYAYMVELKRALDAKGHCLLEMPTGTGKTIALLSLITSYALSKPSNPIKFIYCTRTVHEMEKTLSELKLLHNYQLQHLGPAAKILALGLSSRKNLCINPTVVSTENRDSVDAACRKLTASWVRELAAENPRIPTCSFFENYEKSASEAILPPGVYTLQDLRAYGKLKGWCPYFLARHMVQLANVVVYSYQYLLDPKVAGIISKEMQRESVVVFDEAHNIDNVCIEALSVSVRMQTLEGATRNINRMSQEIDRFKATDAGRLRAEYNRLVEGLALRGDLPASDAWLANPALPNDILKEAVPGNIRRAEHFLSVLRRLVQYIRGRLQTENVEKEGPVAFVASVNTQAGIDQKMLRFCYDRLHSLMLTLEISDTDEFLHIQTICDFATLVGTYTRGFSIIIEPFDERMPHIPDPVLQLCCHDASLAIKPVFERFQSVVITSGTLSPIDLYPRLLNFNPVVSRSFTMSLTRDCICPMVLTRGSDQLPVSTKYDLRSDPGVEKNYGKLLLEMVSVVPDGIVCFFVSYSYMDGIVNSWHETGLLKEIMQHKLVFIETQDVVETTLALDNYRKACDCGRGAVFFSVARGKVAEGIDFDRHYGRLVIMFGVPFQYTLSRILLARLEYLRDTFQIKEGDFLTFDALRQAAQCVGRVIRSKADYGMMIFADKRYSRHDKRSKLPGWILSHLRDAHLNLSTDMAAHIAREGIKEEGISDDYQSRRA; this comes from the exons ATGAAGTTCCAAATAGAAGACGTGACGGTTTATTTCCCCTACGACAACATCTACCCGGAGCAATATGCATACATGGTGGAACTGAAGCGTGCCCTAGATGCCAAGGGCCACTGCCTTCTAGAGATGCCGACTGGCACCGGTAAAACCATAGCCTTACTTTCCCTCATCACCAGCTACGCACTTTCCAAGCCTTCCAATCCGATCAAGTTCATCTACTGCACTCGCACAGTCCACGAAATGGAGAAAACTTTATCCGAGCTTAAGTTGCTCCACAATTATCAGTTACAACACCTAGGCCCGGCCGCCAAGATCCTTGCCCTAGGTTTATCTTCCAGAAAGAACTTGTGTATTAATCCTACTGTGGTTTCCACTGAGAATAGAGATTCCGTCGATGCGGCTTGTCGCAAACTTACTGCCAGTTGGGTTCGCGAGCTCGCTGCTGAAAACCCTAGGATTCCGACTTGTTCCTTTTTTGAGAACTACGAGAAGTCTGCTTCTGAAGCCATTCTGCCTCCGGGGGTTTATACCCTGCAG GATCTTAGAGCCTACGGGAAGTTGAAAGGATGGTGCCCATACTTTTTAGCGCGGCACATGGTGCAACTTGCAAATGTGGTGGTTTATAGCTACCAATATTTGCTTGATCCTAAGGTTGCAGGCATTATATCCAAAGAGATGCAGAGAGAATCTGTCGTGGTGTTTGACGAGGCCCACAATATTGATAATGTATGTATTGAGGCTTTGAGTGTCAGTGTGAGGATGCAGACACTCGAAGGGGCTACTAGGAATATCAATAGGATGTCTCAGGAGATAGACAG GTTTAAGGCCACTGATGCTGGTCGACTTCGTGCCGAGTATAACCGACTTGTTGAAGGTTTGGCTCTAAGGGGAGATCTGCCAG CTTCAGATGCCTGGCTAGCAAACCCTGCCTTGCCTAATGATATTCTAAAGGAAGCAGTTCCTGGGAATATAAGGCGGGCAGAGCATTTCTTGTCTGTTCTCCGGAGATTAGTTCAGTATATTAGAGGACGCTTGCAGACTGAAAATGTTGAAAAGGAGGGGCCTGTTGCCTTTGTTGCTTCTGTTAACACTCAAGCTGGAATTGACCAgaaaatgttgagattttgttATGACAGGCTTCACTCATTGATGCTAACTCTGGAGATATCCGACACAGATGAATTCTTACACATACAAACTATTTGTGACTTTGCGACACTTGTGGGAACATATACTCGAGGATTTTCAATTATAATTGAACCTTTTGATGAGAGGATGCCACATATTCCTGACCCAGTGCTGCAG CTATGCTGTCATGATGCTTCTCTTGCCATCAAGCCTGTTTTTGAACGATTTCAATCAGTTGTTATAACTTCTGGGACTCTCAGCCCAATTGATCTTTACCCACGTCTTCTAAATTTTAACCCAGTTGTTAGTCGAAGCTTCACAATGTCCTTGACTAGGGATTGCATATGCCCTATGGTCCTCACACGGGGAAG TGATCAGCTTCCTGTAAGTACGAAGTATGATCTGAGAAGTGATCCTGGTGTTGAAAAAAACTATGGAAAGCTTTTACTGGAAATGGTATCTGTTGTTCCGGATGGAATTGTTTGTTTCTTTGTCAGCTACTCTTACATGGACGGGATAGTCAATAGTTGGCATGAAACAGGTCTTCTGAAG GAAATAATGCAACATAAACTGGTTTTCATCGAGACTCAGGATGTTGTTGAAACCACATTGGCTTTGGACAACTATCGCAAAGCTTGCGATTGTGGAAGAGGAGCTGTCTTTTTCTCAGTTGCGAG GGGCAAAGTTGCAGAAGGTATTGATTTTGATAGGCATTATGGTAGGCTTGTCATCATGTTCGGCGTTCCTTTCCAGTACACATTAAGCAG AATATTGCTTGCAAGATTGGAGTACTTGCGGGATACTTTCCAGATTAAGGAGGGCGATTTTCTGACTTTTGATGCTTTG AGACAAGCTGCTCAATGCGTTGGGCGAGTTATCCGTTCAAAGGCAGATTATGGGATGATGATATTTGCTGACAAGAG GTATAGCCGTCATGACAAGCGCTCTAAGTTACCTGGTTGGATTTTGTCACATTTACGTGATGCACATCTTAACTTGAGTACCGACATGGCTGCGCATATAGCAAGAGAG GGAATTAAGGAAGAAGGAATCTCAGATGATTATCAAAGTCGCCGTGCTTGA
- the LOC113762133 gene encoding uncharacterized protein LOC113762133 encodes MEESAIGSWEMQEFTDIDTASDSLNSSVIFHVVTDILAFVLYMHHQIPSVLQDISLEFDELQKEYKDLEILLASQAEMKASLRRKHVSRKREVKQGIRRLEKLINSVSNFKTALQLLIPQIPQVERLILVLGPSPLRPIHLYELCFSSGTTVSPDFVRTKVADGICRKAIRTLISGGAGSNSDSYSGPSKLFLLVKAPSSLNLPLHFLPKREFRYNKKIAPFKLRFKCRSEQPALNAQVDDPQPASSVLMNSTSTDNVWFQCRHIIKGLASKSLSTEG; translated from the exons ATGGAAGAATCAGCCATCGGAAGTTGGGAGATGCAGGAGTTTACCGACATCGACACAGCATCCGACTCCCTCAACAGCTCCGTCATTTTCCACGTCGTCACCGACATTCTCGCCTTCGTCCTCTATATGCACCATCAAATCCCTTC TGTTTTGCAGGATATTAGCCTCGAATTTGACGAATTGCAGAAGGAGTACAAGGATTTG GAAATACTACTAGCTTCGCAAGCTGAGATGAAGGCATCCTTAAGGAGAAAGCACGTTTCCAGAAAGAGAGAGGTGAAGCAGGGTATCAGAAGACTGGAAAAATTAATCAACTCTGTCTCTAATTTCAAGACTGCTCTTCAGCTCTTGATCCCTCAGATTCCACAAGTTGAGCGGCTAATTCTGGTTCTTGGACCTAGTCCCTTAAGGCCCATACATCTCTATGAACTCTGTTTTTCGAGCGGAACAACTGTTTCCCCTGATTTTGTCAGAACAAAAGTGGCTGACGGAATCTGCAGAAAG GCCATTCGCACTTTGATCTCGGGAGGCGCTGGATCAAATAGCGACTCATATTCCG GCCCTTCAAAGCTTTTCTTGTTGGTAAAAGCTCCCTCCTCGTTGAATTTGCCTTTACATTTTCTTCCCAAGCGTGAGTTCAGATACAATAAGAAG ATAGCGCCATTTAAGTTGCGGTTCAAGTGCAGAAGTGAACAGCCAGCGTTGAATGCTCAAGTTGATGACCCTCAACCTGCTAGCTCCGTGTTGATGAATTCAACATCAACCGATAACGTTTG GTTTCAGTGTCGGCACATAATCAAGGGCCTAGCTTCCAAATCATTGTCAACTGAAGGGTGA